The nucleotide window tcaatatataataataaacttttacgTATAGAAGCAAATCCCGAAACTAAGTTGGCACCCTTATAATCCagagatttcaaaataaatgtccATTGATGCACCCTGGTACATTTGAAATGGTGACCTCTATCGGGACCTGGTTTTCAATTGAcgttatttcaaattaactcaAAAGTTTGATTATATAGGAACagaaataaatgatataacTTATATGTTCATGCCACACAAATTTTTGACTACAAAATGTGCATTCAGATAAATATTAGAATTCCGTTCTATTGTATCGTTGCTTGAGATACTGCTTCCTTAAAGATGCTGCTCATAGCGACCCCATACATTATAAATGGTTATATTACAATAACATTCTACGTTTCAGCAAATTTAGGAATTTTATCAATCGGACTACATTATGGTTGGCCTTCAGCTGCACTTCCAATTCTCGTTAGCGGAAAATATAGTTTCACTCTTACTAATGATGAAGCCTCCTGGTTAGTAGCTGTAATTCCAATGACTTCTTTAATCGGTGACGTCTTAGCGGCCTACACGATCAACAAGTGTGGAAGAAAAAAGCTGATACTTTTCTCCTCAATACCAATGACTATATCTTGGATATTGATAGCAGTGGCTGACTCAAAGACGAATCTCTTTGTTAGCAGAGTTATTGCAGGTACCTATATTCCTTCCATTAACAACGAGATTGTTTCGAACTATAAAAACCtctaaattttttcgatattcatTCCTTGCAAAAATTAGTTACTTTTTTAACCATAATAACAGCTAACAGAGATCTGTTATCTTGATGAGTTgacatatttttcttaattatattatttatttcactgAACTTGGTTTCGCACTCGGCTCCCGCGTGGAGCAAAGATAATTCTTGCCGCAATAAACATGGAAGAAGAGAATTTAATGTTCCTGTTATAATCTTTCATTTGAGTCAAatcaaaaaaaggattttatgaaatataaacaatcCGTGCAATATTATGTAAAGTTCTAAATTTATAAGATAATATAGATGTGGATAATTAAGTTTGGTTggatgttttcaattttattatatttgtagtgaaaattgagttttcctTTCATCATCTAACGTCTACAGATTTGGGGTTTGACCCGTGTTAATACTCGGAATAGCAAGGAAGGTTTTCCATTACATAACTCAACACAAAATTTGACTTTGACTTCAAGGCGTAAAATTTTAGGTTGTAATCAGATTACGTTTACTTTTGTATTCAAGAGTCAGACTGAACGATATTTTCTGtggtttaaatttttaattgattcgaataagtatgttttttttattgaatattaacaTCATAATAACTTacaaaaaagtggaaaacaaTTTGAAAGTCTACGGTTTTACTTTTGCTGTCTTATTTATAAGTAATGTCTTTGAATAAACTGAGTGATCGACCTTGATAACAATTTCCGAAGCTTATATTGTCCTGATGAGAATGTTCTCCTTGGTCTTCTGAAGACGCTCCCtgttgttttaaaatgtttctaaatgaGCGTACAGTATACGTATTTTCAATGACATCCTGCAGCACGCTTTTTGAGCACGATTTAGTaacgtttgaaaaattttaaccCGCGGAAATCTGTACAATTTGagcatcaaaaaaaaaatagtttcgaGTATCCAAAAGCTTATAAAGCTTCATACAGCTTTTTAGCACTAGCTTGGGAAGTGATCACTCATCACGTCTAACTTTTTGTGTTGTGAGTGGAGCGGTGCAACTTTGTAAGATCTTACGGCACGTTCCTGCATTGATCGTATTTCTGCGAGGTAAAAAATCCTCCTAAAGGTAGGATTCCTAAGCAGCGACTGCAGTCGTGGTACTATGACTCCTTTACAAACGGCTCTAGTTAATCTGCTCGAGTCTTTCGACTAGACTGTATGCATCAGTAGTCTAATCGTAACAGCCGCGCGATCAACGTACagttttatttccaattatcaGTTTGTTGTCAGTTTTAATAATCCACGATaatatactaataaataatattaatctcTTTGATGTAATCCAATAGTTACAAATAATTGATGAGAGTAAATTAATAGAGCTTGTGCGTGATCATCCTTGTATGTTCAatccaaaaaactgaatcatCCTGTAGAAGGTGCttcttaattaatatattttcaaacctTGATAGATGCAgtgagtgttttttttttaattccgaTAGTGTAAATGCTACATCACGATTCCGTTTAACACTTTTTGAGACATCAGGAAATTCTTCAGCTAAGGAATAATTCGTGAATCGCTTGTTCTCTTCCACATTGCTTTCCACTTTTTGGAACACATCATCGGTAATGACTGAAAGTTCCCTACTTGGTTCTTCGCCAAAAATGTTTGTGTGGTCATCATTGAAGATCTCATACTCATAATATcttcaccataaacttcactGATGTTGTAATTAATGTTAGCTCAGCTGAAGTCTTAATAAGTTTTATATCTTCGACCATTTCTAGTCTTGTATTTGGAGCCATTTTATCCGAAATTCGCGCCGATTTCTTCTTTTGCTCTTGACAGACCAGGAGTACTACCAACATCGCTTTTCTAGTAACTTGAACAgtgatataatatataaatttagttCACGTCactaaacaaatgaaaaaaatttaatcttaCTGAAAATGAACGCACAAACTTAACTCATTCAATACGGCAACCATTTTCACAGATTATCACTGAGTACGGGGCTATTTAAGATAAACCTTTGGCTCTGGCGGAAAggtttttttatacaaattatttgatctaacattaatttgaattaaaaaaaattattaaaataatcccAAGATTCTATTTCCGATAATTAAGTGGGCGCGTCTCGGTACGCTCTCCGTCAGTGGTAAAGGGATCAGTTCACCTGTGTAGCGGGTAGCCTAGCTGCGTGACTTACCATGTAACTAATTCGTTGTTGGTTCTAAGACAGAGAAATtaaactaacaataaaaaaaaacaaaaacgtaaTTGTGTATATTAATTACGTTAACGATTACTTAAAATCATATACATATTtcacctttttttatcaatcaaatattttgttttttgttgtagaaaatataataaataaacaaccttttacattttttttttataaaatgtttattatatgtccaatttttcaaaaacttatagaaaagttatataaattaaattaaaattatatttacaattaacagTGGACttatttcctaaaatttatataaattcaattaaaattatatttacaaacaatACACTTATGTACTACAATTACAactctatatttttataatagtttaCGAAACAGTCAACTAAGCATAAGGGGAGTTTATTTGGACAGGCCGGGTCGGGGCTTTTCTCTGAGGGATGTTCATGATTATATCGTATTCTAACTTCtcccaaaacttgaaaaatgaacaaagtatttaaaaatgatgataattctACAGATggtctcaaaaataaatgtttggtcCAATTTACAAGAATCCTCATATACAACTTGCgtagttatttatcaaaaatagttttaaaaaatagaccGAACGATATgttggaattaaatatttttaataagaaaaaatgtcaaCTTATGTTAACGATTTAGTAATTTAGTtgtcatatttgtttttcttcatgATTTGTGATgatgatttgtgaaaaatatgtttcacttacctgaaattcaataaaaaaggcATACTTTCAGTTATCCGATTTTAAAACGGTAAACGGCGTATTGTACACTGTTTCTTCGAGAATCACGATAGTACAAAGCTGAGTCCTTTGGTTGTAACGGATAGTTTAGTGTCGACTTGTAAAGTGAAGGAAAACGAGCGCGCCGGCACGCTCTCCGTCATTGGTGAAGGGAAAGGAGAGCGTCCCGGTACGCGAACCTTCAGTAGGAATgcaaataataatacaaaatcaatCTAAATGAGAAATAAATCTTCGTTTGTTAGTCCtaaatgttcattttttgcTAGTTGTAGATCAGTTCTCGTTAAGATTTATATCTTTGGATATAAAGTTTTTGAGCTGTCTTTCGTTTAcgtattaaaattgataaaatttaatgaagaatgaaattaaaCACTATATTAGAGTATGAAGTAGAAAATTCCAAAGCACAGTGAATCGACTTAAATCTGGAAGCATTGGCTTTGGTACGAATATCGCCAATCAAAAGTTCCGTACTGAAAAGTTCCTCTAAATTAAATGACAGGTCTTATCTTCATTTCAGGTACAATCGACGGCCTTCTCTTCACTGTAGTCCCTCCGTATTTAGCAGAAATATCGGAACCTGACATTAGAGGTTTTTTGGGTGGGACTTTCATGTCAACTTTGGCGTTTGGACTTTTGTTAGAAaatataatgttatatttcatgtCAATTTCGACGGCAGCGTACATATCATCTAGCTTTACagttttaacattatttttcttacCTTATTTACCAGAAAGTCCTTATTACTTTCTATTGCATAGAGAAGAAGTGAAAGCAAAGAAAAGTTTGAGGAAATTTCGAAGGCGATACGATGTGAACGAAGAAATCGAACGGATGACAAATGGAATTGAGGAAGACGGAGAAGaaggaaatatattagagttattGCGTAACAAAACttacagaaaatgttttttattgtcACTACTTTTAACTTTAACTCAACATCTTAGTGGAATCATGCCGATACAGTCCTACGCGGAGACACTTTTTACAGAAACTAAAGAGTTTCTATCTCCTAGTACcgcaaatataatttattacttaatttttttcctatcaGCGATCGTTTCTTTAAATTTAGCTGACAGAACTGGGCGGAGACCTTTAGTATTATTCGCAGCTGGAATCGCAGCTCTGTGTCTCCTATCCAATGGGatattcttatatttaaaaacagCTAAAAAAGTGGATACCACCGGACTGGACTTTCTTCAATTgcttttcatttctatttacaCAACAGCTTATTGTAGTGGACTACATTTGATGCCTGTAATTATTTCAACCGAAATCTTCCCGTCAAATATGAAAGGACTAGCGTTATGTATGATTAACAT belongs to Diorhabda carinulata isolate Delta chromosome X, icDioCari1.1, whole genome shotgun sequence and includes:
- the LOC130900811 gene encoding facilitated trehalose transporter Tret1-like; its protein translation is MKEVIEGSKFKSRIYQYIAAVAANLGILSIGLHYGWPSAALPILVSGKYSFTLTNDEASWLVAVIPMTSLIGDVLAAYTINKCGRKKLILFSSIPMTISWILIAVADSKTNLFVSRVIAGTIDGLLFTVVPPYLAEISEPDIRGFLGGTFMSTLAFGLLLENIMLYFMSISTAAYISSSFTVLTLFFLPYLPESPYYFLLHREEVKAKKSLRKFRRRYDVNEEIERMTNGIEEDGEEGNILELLRNKTYRKCFLLSLLLTLTQHLSGIMPIQSYAETLFTETKEFLSPSTANIIYYLIFFLSAIVSLNLADRTGRRPLVLFAAGIAALCLLSNGIFLYLKTAKKVDTTGLDFLQLLFISIYTTAYCSGLHLMPVIISTEIFPSNMKGLALCMINICFSFASTSCIKLFGWSTSFGIYVPFFLFSFCAMVGFILIYKFLPETKSKTMEQIQVELRGSDRKINRYRG